The Lycium barbarum isolate Lr01 chromosome 10, ASM1917538v2, whole genome shotgun sequence genome includes a region encoding these proteins:
- the LOC132613535 gene encoding glucosamine inositolphosphorylceramide transferase 1: protein MGSLPIAVSGTTVQGGSCRWWWWCNNRNNTAKSCNNNSNGVGGSNDRCANSSAFVFFMVSFVCLASIAGIYCRLLLPPNVHTTLSKLGCNEDNEGSWSIGVYYGDSPFNLKPIEEANVWRNKSAAWPVANPVVTCASASGASFPSNFVADPFLYVQGEILYLFFEAKNSITMQGDIGVARSTDKGATWEQLGVALDEDWHLSYPYVFDYNGNTYMMPEGSAKGDLRLYRAVKFPTEWKLEKVIMKKPLVDSFIIQHDGKYWLFGSDHSGIGAKKNGQLEIWYSSSPLGPWKPHKKNPIYNTDKSKGARNGGRPFLYDGHLYRAGQDCGETYGRRLRLFKIEALTPTEYKEFEVPLGLKESMKGRNAWNGARSHQLDVQQLSSGEWVAVMDGDRVPSGDVNRRFIFGFASVLGVVMLVILFGMLLGAVKGLVPLSWCPHNIGKRSDVPFDWERSSLLSNRMRLFCSRLNRASSSLRARIKPKTCSGGFVLALIFLSTVVLMCTGVKYIYGGSGAQEAYPLNGQYSQFTLLTMTYDARLWNLKMYVKHYSRCSSVREIVVVWNKGQAPELSELDSAVPVRIRVEEQNSLNNRFKLDPLIETRAVLELDDDIMMPCDDVERGFKVWREHPEKIVGFYPRLADGNPLKYRAENHAREHNGYNMILTGAAFMDSKMAFEKYWSKEAEAGRDIVDKLFNCEDVLLNYLYANASSSSSSSTVEYVKPAWAIDTSKFSGVAISRNTQTHYGLRSSCLQKFSEMYGSISSRKSEFHHRNDGWDV from the exons ATGGGTTCACTTCCAATTGCAGTTTCTGGGACCACTGTCCAAGGTGGCAGTTgtaggtggtggtggtggtgtaatAACAGAAACAACACTGCTAAGAGttgtaataataatagtaatggtGTTGGTGGTAGCAATGATCGTTGTGCAAATTCTTCAGCTTTTGTGTTCTTTATGGTGTCATTTGTGTGTCTAGCTTCAATTGCTGGAATTTATTGTAGACTTTTACTTCCACCAAATGTACATACAACACTTTCTAAATTGGGTTGTAATGAAGACAATGAAGGTTCTTGGTCAATTGGTGTTTACTATGGTGATTCTCCTTTTAACCTTAAACCCATTGAAGAG GCAAATGTTTGGAGGAACAAGAGTGCAGCATGGCCAGTGGCAAATCCAGTTGTCACTTGTGCTTCAGCTTCTGGGGCTAGTTTTCCTAGTAATTTTGTTGCTGATCCTTTTCTTTATGTTCAg GGAGAAATCCTTTACCTATTCTTTGAAGCAAAGAATTCAATCACAATGCAAGGGGATATTGGAGTTGCAAGAAGTACTGATAAGGGAGCAACGTGGGAGCAGTTGGGTGTTGCTCTAGATGAAGACTGGCATCTCTCCTATCCTTATGTCTTTGACTATAATGGCAAT ACGTATATGATGCCTGAGGGCAGTGCTAAAGGGGATCTTCGTCTTTATCGAGCTGTAAAGTTTCCTACGGAATGGAAACTGGAAAAGGTCATAATGAAAAAGCCGCTTGTTGATTCTTTTATCATTCAACATGATGGGAAGTACTGGCTTTTTGGTTCAGATCACAGTGGAATTGGTGCCAAGAAGAATGGTCAGTTGGAGATTTGGTATAGTAGCTCACCTCTTGGTCCATGGAAACCGCATAAAAAGAATCCTATCTACAACACTGACAAGAGCAAGGGGGCCCGCAATGGAGGTAGACCGTTTTTATACGATGGACATCTTTATCGTGCTGGTCAAGACTGTGGTGAGACATACGGGCGACGCTTACGTCTCTTCAAAATAGAAGCTCTGACTCCTACTGAATACAAAGAATTTGAGGTGCCTTTGGGCCTTAAGGAATCGATGAAGGGACGAAATGCCTGGAACGGTGCCCGCAGTCATCAACTTGATGTGCAACAACTAAGCTCTGGGGAGTGGGTTGCAGTTATGGATGGGGACCGAGTCCCTTCAGGAGATGTAAATCGACGGTTTATTTTTGGGTTTGCATCAGTTTTAGGTGTCGTAATGCTGGTTATACTGTTTGGTATGTTACTAGGAGCAGTAAAAGGATTAGTTCCCTTAAGTTGGTGCCCTCACAATATTGGAAAGAGGAGCGATGTGCCATTTGATTGGGAAAGATCGAGCCTTTTATCTAATAGAATGAGACTATTTTGTAGTCGTTTGAACAGAGCAAGCTCGTCTCTCCGCGCCCGAATAAAGCCAAAAACATGCAGTGGTGGGTTCGTTCTTGCTTTAATATTTCTATCAACTGTGGTGTTAATGTGCACCGGAGTTAAATACATTTACGGAGGAAGCGGGGCCCAGGAAGCTTACCCGTTGAACGGTCAATACTCTCAGTTCACTTTATTAACAATGACCTACGATGCTCGGCTTTGGAACTTGAAAATGTATGTCAAGCATTACTCAAGGTGTTCTTCAGTGCGCGAGATTGTTGTAGTGTGGAATAAAGGCCAAGCACCAGAATTAAGCGAGCTCGATTCAGCAGTGCCAGTGAGGATACGAGTAGAGGAACAAAACTCGTTGAACAATCGATTTAAGTTGGATCCTTTGATAGAAACACGAGCAGTTCTTGAGCTTGATGATGACATCATGATGCCTTGTGATGATGTTGAACGTGGGTTTAAGGTATGGCGAGAGCACCCTGAGAAAATCGTAGGGTTTTATCCTCGTCTTGCAGATGGAAACCCGTTGAAGTATCGGGCCGAGAATCATGCTCGTGAGCACAATGGATATAATATGATTCTGACTGGAGCCGCCTTCATGGATAGTAAAATGGCTTTTGAAAAATACTGGAGCAAAGAAGCAGAAGCAGGTAGGGACATAGTGGACAAGCTTTTTAATTGTGAGGATGTGTTGTTAAACTACTTGTATGCAAACGCGAGCTCTTCTAGCTCTTCTAGTACAGTTGAATACGTTAAACCTGCATGGGCAATCGATACTTCAAAGTTTTCCGGTGTTGCAATTAGCCGGAATACGCAGACTCACTATGGACTCAGAAGCAGTTGCCTCCAAAAGTTTTCAGAAATGTACGGAAGCATATCGAGTAGAAAATCAGAATTTCACCATCGAAACGATGGGTGGGATGTATAG